The Halomicronema hongdechloris C2206 genome includes a window with the following:
- a CDS encoding AGE family epimerase/isomerase, whose protein sequence is MVDFGVDFGVDFGAIAHQYKTALLDNVIPFWERHSLDWQQGGYFTCLDRRGQVYDTDKFIWLQNRQVWTFSMLYNCLEPRQGWLDIAAHGAHFLAEHGRDADGNWYFSLNRAGKPLVQPYNIFSDCFAAMAFSQYARASGQDWAEAMAQQAYQTVLNRQGNPKGQYNKVYPGTRPMQSLALPMILANLTLEMAWLLPPEQVDQVLTTTVETVMKTFLDPDRGLIFEHVAADGSLIDSFEGRLLNPGHGIEALWFVMDIAQRYGDQAMIQQAVEVVLRTLDVAWDQDYGGLYYFMDVKGHPPQQLEWDQKLWWVHLEALVALVMGYRLTGQTACWTWYQQVHAYAWEQFADPEYGEWFGYLNRRGEVLMPLKGGKWKGCFHVPRALYRCWQDFEALARQSSSVTISTRAH, encoded by the coding sequence ATGGTTGATTTTGGGGTTGATTTTGGGGTTGATTTTGGTGCGATCGCACATCAGTACAAAACGGCACTCCTCGATAATGTCATCCCCTTCTGGGAACGGCACTCACTGGACTGGCAGCAGGGGGGCTACTTCACCTGTTTAGATCGCCGAGGTCAGGTCTACGACACCGACAAATTTATCTGGTTACAGAACCGCCAGGTCTGGACCTTCTCGATGCTCTACAACTGCCTGGAGCCCCGCCAGGGCTGGCTGGATATTGCCGCCCACGGGGCCCACTTCCTAGCGGAGCACGGCCGTGATGCTGACGGTAATTGGTATTTCTCCCTAAATCGGGCCGGCAAACCGCTGGTGCAGCCCTACAATATTTTCTCCGACTGCTTCGCCGCCATGGCCTTTAGCCAATATGCTCGAGCCAGTGGCCAGGACTGGGCTGAGGCCATGGCCCAGCAGGCCTATCAGACCGTCCTGAACCGCCAAGGCAACCCCAAGGGCCAGTACAACAAGGTATATCCTGGCACCCGGCCCATGCAGTCCCTGGCCCTGCCCATGATTTTGGCCAACCTCACCCTGGAGATGGCCTGGTTGCTGCCGCCTGAGCAAGTCGATCAGGTCTTAACCACCACGGTGGAGACGGTCATGAAGACCTTTCTCGATCCTGACCGGGGGCTGATATTTGAACATGTAGCTGCCGATGGATCGCTGATCGACAGTTTTGAGGGACGCCTGCTCAACCCAGGCCATGGCATTGAAGCCCTGTGGTTCGTCATGGATATTGCCCAACGCTACGGCGATCAGGCCATGATTCAACAGGCCGTGGAAGTGGTGCTGCGCACCCTAGACGTCGCCTGGGATCAAGACTACGGCGGCCTCTACTATTTCATGGATGTCAAGGGCCATCCCCCCCAGCAATTGGAATGGGACCAAAAGCTCTGGTGGGTTCATTTAGAGGCACTAGTGGCGCTGGTCATGGGCTACCGCTTAACCGGTCAAACGGCCTGCTGGACCTGGTATCAGCAGGTCCATGCCTACGCCTGGGAGCAGTTTGCCGATCCGGAATATGGCGAGTGGTTTGGCTACCTAAATCGGCGGGGAGAGGTGTTGATGCCCCTGAAAGGCGGCAAGTGGAAGGGCTGTTTCCATGTGCCGCGAGCCCTATACCGCTGCTGGCAGGACTTCGAGGCCCTGGCCCGTCAATCTTCCTCAGTCACGATTTCGACTAGAGCTCACTAG
- a CDS encoding response regulator, which produces MKTVLIVEDDLINARVFSKILTKRGGLAVKHTEDVDEVMQMAQNHEVDVILMDVSLAHSMYQGKPVDGIKITQMLKADPVTADLPVILVTAHAMDGDRENFLAQSGADDYISKPVVDHQAFVNQITAIIDG; this is translated from the coding sequence ATGAAAACGGTTTTGATTGTGGAAGACGACCTGATTAACGCTCGAGTATTCTCGAAGATTTTGACGAAGCGGGGGGGCTTGGCCGTCAAACATACTGAGGACGTCGACGAGGTGATGCAGATGGCTCAAAACCATGAGGTGGATGTCATCTTGATGGATGTTTCTCTGGCTCACAGCATGTACCAGGGCAAGCCGGTCGATGGCATCAAGATTACTCAGATGCTGAAAGCTGACCCGGTTACGGCCGATCTCCCCGTGATTCTAGTGACGGCCCATGCCATGGATGGCGATCGGGAGAATTTCTTGGCCCAAAGCGGTGCTGACGACTATATTTCTAAACCTGTGGTCGATCATCAAGCCTTTGTCAACCAAATTACAGCCATCATTGATGGGTAG
- a CDS encoding tetratricopeptide repeat protein, with amino-acid sequence MIKRTSLISLLALMGLWVAPPAAMAQALVPYVLPLDFEQLEEQGLVLAQEAAQLAQFQQYEQALRRAQLAAQLVPDNSSILALLGSLYLQLDQVEPAITALEQANDLAPNDAAVLFALGTAHFRQEQYLQSVSYLEAGLRIEADNAGAYFDLGNAYFKLRRYKEAIEQYEASLELDSEFWPSLNNIGLVLYEQGETEAALERWQATLEQVPEEPEPKLAIAVSRYASGERREAIQLGIEALEQDGRYADLDFLEENLWGARLLAATESFFQAPVVRSLIAQL; translated from the coding sequence GTGATCAAGCGCACCTCCCTGATTTCGCTGTTGGCCCTGATGGGACTGTGGGTGGCACCGCCTGCCGCAATGGCCCAGGCCCTAGTTCCCTATGTGCTCCCCCTGGATTTCGAGCAGCTAGAAGAGCAGGGGCTGGTGCTAGCCCAGGAAGCGGCGCAGTTGGCTCAATTTCAACAATATGAGCAGGCCCTACGACGAGCCCAGTTGGCCGCCCAATTAGTGCCTGATAACAGCTCGATTTTGGCGCTCTTGGGCAGTCTCTATCTGCAGCTTGATCAGGTCGAGCCGGCCATTACAGCCCTGGAGCAGGCCAATGATCTGGCTCCCAATGACGCAGCGGTATTGTTTGCCTTGGGGACGGCCCATTTCCGCCAGGAACAGTACTTGCAATCGGTGTCCTACCTGGAGGCTGGACTACGTATCGAGGCCGATAATGCTGGCGCATACTTCGATTTGGGCAATGCCTATTTCAAGCTCCGGCGCTACAAAGAGGCCATCGAGCAGTATGAAGCTTCCCTAGAATTGGACTCAGAATTTTGGCCGTCCCTCAACAACATTGGCCTGGTGCTCTATGAACAAGGCGAGACGGAAGCCGCCCTGGAGCGCTGGCAGGCGACCCTAGAGCAAGTGCCCGAGGAACCGGAGCCCAAATTGGCCATTGCCGTCAGCCGCTATGCCAGTGGTGAGCGCCGGGAAGCCATCCAGCTAGGCATCGAAGCCCTAGAGCAAGATGGTCGCTATGCCGATTTAGACTTTCTGGAAGAGAACCTCTGGGGGGCCCGACTGCTAGCAGCCACCGAGTCATTCTTCCAGGCCCCCGTGGTGCGATCGCTGATCGCCCAACTCTAG
- the queG gene encoding tRNA epoxyqueuosine(34) reductase QueG: protein MSALTAEAIKQQAKTLGFHRVGIAAVPPPEAEGEAIAQMRTALQRWLTQGYQADMAWMANPKRQDIHQVMPEVRSLVCVALNYYTDHERPPGDAYGKISRYGWGRDYHRVMTQKLKALVGWMRSQAPSSQLRYYVDTGPVQDKFWAQQAGLGWIAKNGNLITRDYGSWVFLGEILSDLELAADRPHTEHCGSCTRCLEACPTNAIPHPFVVDANRCIAYHTIENRADTLPAEIQKNLHNWVAGCDICQDVCPWNQRFAQETDTVEFRPYPENVAPSLAELATLSEAEWNRRFTASALRRIKPEMWRRNARAALGNP, encoded by the coding sequence ATGAGTGCCTTAACCGCTGAGGCCATCAAACAGCAGGCCAAAACCTTGGGATTTCATCGGGTGGGGATTGCCGCCGTGCCGCCACCTGAGGCTGAGGGCGAGGCCATCGCCCAGATGCGCACCGCCCTACAGCGTTGGTTGACCCAGGGCTATCAGGCCGATATGGCCTGGATGGCCAATCCCAAGCGCCAGGATATTCATCAGGTGATGCCGGAGGTACGCTCCCTCGTCTGCGTCGCCCTCAACTATTACACCGATCATGAGCGGCCCCCAGGAGACGCCTACGGCAAGATCTCCCGCTACGGCTGGGGCCGGGACTACCACCGAGTCATGACCCAGAAGCTGAAGGCGTTAGTGGGCTGGATGCGATCGCAAGCCCCCAGCAGTCAGCTGCGCTACTACGTCGACACCGGCCCCGTGCAAGATAAATTCTGGGCTCAGCAGGCGGGGCTGGGCTGGATTGCCAAAAACGGCAACCTCATCACCCGCGACTATGGCTCCTGGGTGTTTCTGGGGGAAATTCTCAGCGATTTAGAGCTGGCTGCCGATCGCCCCCACACCGAACACTGCGGCAGCTGCACCCGCTGCCTAGAGGCCTGCCCTACCAACGCCATTCCTCACCCCTTCGTGGTGGATGCCAACCGCTGCATCGCCTACCACACCATCGAAAATCGGGCCGACACCTTGCCGGCCGAGATTCAGAAGAATCTCCACAACTGGGTGGCTGGGTGTGATATCTGCCAAGATGTCTGTCCCTGGAACCAGCGCTTTGCCCAAGAAACTGACACGGTCGAATTTCGCCCTTATCCTGAAAACGTGGCCCCTTCCCTAGCCGAGTTAGCTACCCTATCGGAAGCCGAGTGGAACCGCCGGTTCACGGCCTCGGCCCTGCGCCGCATCAAGCCTGAGATGTGGCGACGCAATGCCCGAGCCGCCCTGGGAAATCCCTGA
- a CDS encoding DUF5118 domain-containing protein, with protein sequence MRPFEEVIEGFEQQAGLFTTYHQPDTGETYLAIQPEQLNRDFLLIATLESGVGRQGYLAAGPSMTYSFNFTVPLATRCS encoded by the coding sequence ATGCGGCCCTTTGAAGAGGTGATTGAGGGCTTTGAGCAACAGGCTGGCCTCTTTACCACCTATCACCAGCCCGACACTGGCGAAACCTATCTAGCCATTCAGCCGGAGCAACTCAACCGCGACTTTCTGCTGATTGCCACCCTCGAGTCTGGGGTGGGGAGGCAGGGTTATTTAGCGGCTGGCCCATCAATGACCTACTCATTCAATTTCACCGTGCCCCTGGCGACAAGGTGCAGCTAG
- a CDS encoding DUF5117 domain-containing protein, whose product MPNLYFRDTPPSRSQPLLQRSFSDSVLYALPIVSIDPSTDALLIDLGDLLLNRDPANLMGAFPWVLSSYAPNPDTSYLESIQAFPENLELSTQLGFTGGGVSSDPFAALFAWSLASVPDPRAFSLTVRYSLSKLPLNPRYQPRRADERVGYFLTAFRTPAQAQRSTAFVRYINRWHLEKQDPQAAISPPKEPIVFWIENTVPPQYRTAIREGVLMWNQAFQQAGFQGAIEVRQMPDDADWDPADVRYNVIRWSDSFSTWAIGLGPSRVNPYTGEILDADVILDANVIRLLYQQYQSLVAATAPPTSLYLQLCGHRFQPLYLQWLSIQAGADPRQVLRPTAKAWA is encoded by the coding sequence GTGCCTAATCTCTACTTTCGCGATACGCCCCCGTCGCGATCGCAACCACTCCTGCAGCGCTCCTTCAGTGACTCGGTGCTCTATGCCCTGCCCATCGTCAGCATTGATCCCAGCACTGATGCCCTCCTGATCGATCTCGGCGATCTGCTGCTCAATCGGGATCCGGCCAATCTGATGGGAGCTTTTCCTTGGGTGCTGAGCAGCTACGCCCCTAACCCCGACACCTCTTATCTAGAGAGTATTCAGGCCTTCCCCGAGAACCTAGAACTCTCAACCCAACTAGGCTTCACTGGCGGTGGTGTCAGCAGCGATCCCTTCGCCGCCCTCTTTGCCTGGTCCCTGGCCAGCGTCCCCGATCCACGCGCCTTCAGCTTAACAGTGCGCTACAGCCTCTCCAAGCTGCCCCTCAACCCCCGCTACCAACCCCGCCGAGCCGATGAGCGGGTAGGCTACTTCCTGACCGCCTTCCGCACCCCCGCCCAAGCTCAGCGGTCCACCGCCTTCGTCCGCTATATCAACCGTTGGCACCTGGAAAAGCAAGACCCCCAGGCTGCCATTTCCCCCCCGAAAGAGCCCATCGTGTTCTGGATCGAGAACACGGTGCCACCGCAGTATCGCACCGCCATTCGTGAGGGCGTGCTGATGTGGAATCAAGCCTTCCAGCAGGCGGGGTTTCAAGGGGCGATTGAGGTGCGGCAAATGCCCGACGATGCCGACTGGGATCCGGCGGATGTGCGCTACAACGTGATTCGCTGGTCCGATTCCTTCAGCACTTGGGCCATTGGCCTGGGTCCCTCGCGAGTGAACCCTTACACCGGCGAAATCCTCGATGCCGACGTCATCCTCGACGCCAACGTCATCCGCCTACTGTATCAGCAATATCAGAGTCTCGTGGCTGCCACGGCTCCCCCTACCAGCCTCTATCTGCAGCTCTGCGGGCACCGCTTTCAACCCCTCTACCTGCAATGGCTGAGCATCCAGGCGGGGGCCGATCCCCGGCAGGTGCTACGGCCAACAGCAAAGGCCTGGGCCTGA
- a CDS encoding zinc-dependent metalloprotease, protein MATSLLSDPLADDDALDTYIYQYLRALTAHEVGHVLGLRHNFLGSTLLAPEELNDRAATRQRGLVSSVMDYFPPNLAPPDSEQGDYFPVTVGLYDQWAIEYGYRPFPQALPHQAQQQLQQIAQRSPAPELAYAADEDIWNFIDPMANAWDLQQ, encoded by the coding sequence TTGGCCACTAGCCTATTGAGTGATCCCCTAGCCGATGACGACGCCCTAGACACCTATATTTATCAGTATCTCAGAGCCCTAACCGCCCATGAAGTAGGCCATGTACTGGGGCTGCGGCACAACTTTCTAGGCAGCACTCTGCTGGCTCCAGAGGAGTTAAATGATCGCGCCGCCACTCGCCAACGGGGCCTAGTCAGCTCCGTGATGGACTACTTTCCGCCCAATTTGGCTCCCCCTGACAGCGAGCAAGGAGACTACTTTCCGGTGACGGTGGGTCTCTATGACCAGTGGGCCATCGAGTATGGCTATCGCCCTTTCCCCCAAGCCTTACCCCACCAAGCCCAGCAGCAATTGCAACAGATTGCCCAGCGCAGCCCCGCCCCAGAGCTGGCCTATGCCGCCGATGAAGATATCTGGAATTTTATCGACCCCATGGCCAATGCCTGGGACCTCCAGCAGTGA
- a CDS encoding zinc-dependent metalloprotease, which translates to MSRDEQRQALQTLDTYVFDADAFQFSPELLNQLAPDRWSHWGSQLTVYPLDYPIYNQILFVQGLVLSDVFYADRLARLRDAELKAGGQEVLTLAELFETVQQSVWSEVLPDSPQPAAISSLRRGLQRHHLAILSNLVLRGYGGIEQAQSLMEFLAAAGTIGAPDDARVLARHQLRQLQAAVDSRLGQDSLELTTRAHLEDVRDRIAKVLDAPLQGY; encoded by the coding sequence ATCTCCCGAGACGAACAGCGGCAGGCGTTACAGACTTTGGACACCTATGTCTTTGATGCCGATGCCTTTCAGTTTTCGCCGGAGTTGCTGAATCAATTGGCTCCCGATCGCTGGAGCCACTGGGGTAGTCAGCTCACGGTCTACCCTCTCGACTACCCGATTTATAACCAGATTCTTTTTGTCCAGGGCCTGGTGTTGAGTGATGTCTTCTATGCCGATCGCTTGGCCCGACTACGGGATGCGGAGTTGAAGGCTGGGGGACAAGAGGTGCTGACCCTGGCCGAGCTGTTTGAGACCGTGCAGCAATCGGTGTGGTCAGAGGTGCTGCCAGACTCGCCGCAGCCTGCTGCTATCTCTAGTCTACGACGGGGGTTACAGCGTCATCATCTGGCCATTCTCTCGAATTTAGTGCTGCGCGGCTACGGCGGTATCGAGCAGGCCCAGAGCTTGATGGAATTTTTAGCGGCGGCAGGGACCATCGGTGCTCCTGACGATGCCCGGGTGCTGGCCCGACATCAATTGCGACAGCTACAGGCTGCTGTGGATAGCCGTTTGGGTCAAGACTCCCTAGAACTAACTACGCGGGCCCACCTGGAGGATGTTCGCGATCGCATCGCCAAGGTATTAGACGCTCCCTTGCAAGGCTATTAG
- a CDS encoding ATP-binding protein, with protein MAETATPFADNWAYLKTELAWLDRLLLLAVSRQQQEHKAIERVARSSGDRVGQHWWKGILTLPHTNRYHECPTPKPPYSTRKYGQQLQARICASQARGICLALPHLQAQLQLSSFEKNVILMALAPEVNQRFGRLYSYLQAPELPTTPELPTVALCLRLLCRDDQAWRQARPQLAPTAPLFQTGCLQWSTQSTEALLGRQVKLADDLVTYLLADAPNVSGVPFLTRAMATATAPLQTASGVDWSQLILPPATLKQLQTLAQISHHGPGQIALLIGETGTGKLMTARALAQHWGTSVTWLDLAAQPQAPLPDLTEAVLLVKSAQHWLGRRTRVSEAELRQWLQRRRQRPGLTLLTLHPWQTIRPRWRSQIDAVITLPRPDQRARHRLWQQALPADSAVEADLDWAQVARDLPLTGGQIQTLARQALALAGSAPLTRDHLQQALALQHPTLTLKSSRWS; from the coding sequence ATGGCTGAGACGGCGACGCCCTTCGCCGATAATTGGGCCTACCTAAAAACCGAATTGGCCTGGCTCGACCGGCTGTTACTGTTGGCTGTGTCCCGTCAGCAACAAGAGCATAAAGCCATCGAGCGGGTGGCTCGTTCCAGTGGTGATCGGGTGGGGCAACACTGGTGGAAAGGCATTCTCACCCTACCCCATACCAACCGCTACCACGAGTGTCCGACCCCTAAGCCCCCATACTCCACTCGCAAGTACGGCCAGCAGCTCCAGGCCCGCATCTGCGCCAGCCAGGCCCGAGGCATCTGCTTAGCCCTGCCCCACCTGCAAGCACAGCTCCAGCTCAGCAGCTTCGAGAAAAATGTCATCCTGATGGCCTTAGCCCCGGAAGTCAACCAACGGTTTGGTCGGCTCTACAGCTACCTACAAGCGCCGGAGCTGCCGACCACTCCCGAGTTACCAACCGTGGCTCTCTGTCTGCGCCTCCTCTGTCGCGATGACCAAGCCTGGCGCCAGGCCCGGCCCCAGTTAGCTCCCACCGCGCCTCTTTTTCAGACCGGCTGTCTGCAATGGTCAACCCAGAGCACCGAAGCCCTGCTGGGACGGCAGGTGAAGCTGGCAGATGACCTGGTCACCTACCTATTGGCAGACGCTCCCAATGTTTCTGGAGTGCCCTTCCTAACCAGGGCCATGGCCACCGCCACTGCGCCCCTACAAACGGCGTCAGGGGTAGATTGGTCCCAGCTGATATTGCCCCCAGCCACGCTCAAGCAGCTACAGACCCTAGCCCAGATAAGTCATCATGGTCCTGGCCAGATTGCCCTACTCATCGGCGAGACTGGCACTGGCAAGCTGATGACGGCGCGAGCCCTGGCCCAACACTGGGGGACATCGGTGACCTGGTTGGACTTAGCTGCCCAGCCTCAGGCTCCCCTGCCTGACTTAACTGAGGCAGTCCTACTGGTAAAATCAGCCCAGCATTGGTTGGGACGGCGGACCAGGGTGAGCGAGGCTGAGTTGCGGCAATGGTTGCAACGACGCCGCCAGCGGCCAGGGCTCACCCTACTAACCCTCCATCCCTGGCAGACCATACGACCACGCTGGCGCTCCCAGATAGATGCTGTCATCACCCTGCCCCGGCCAGATCAGAGGGCTCGTCATCGTCTCTGGCAACAGGCACTGCCCGCTGACAGTGCCGTCGAAGCAGACCTGGACTGGGCTCAAGTGGCTCGGGACCTGCCGTTGACCGGGGGCCAGATCCAGACCCTGGCCCGACAAGCCCTGGCCCTGGCCGGCTCGGCTCCCTTGACTCGCGACCATCTGCAACAGGCGCTGGCCCTACAACACCCAACCCTGACGCTAAAATCGTCTCGATGGTCTTGA
- a CDS encoding class I SAM-dependent methyltransferase: MGLYGEIIFPRLLDWTMAGELFATYRRQVLAQAQGKVLEIGFGTGLNLAYYPEAVTHLTVIEPNRGAGAIARKRLAQSPLPVDSHPIGGEHLPMADASFDTVVSTWTLCSIAAVEQALREVYRVLKPEGRFLFIEHGQSPDPGVRRWQTRLTPVQKIIADGCHLNRPIGKLVAEVFPQVSLQEFYGNGWPQIAGYLYQGQATKPAR, translated from the coding sequence ATGGGCCTATACGGTGAGATTATTTTCCCGCGGCTGTTGGATTGGACCATGGCTGGTGAATTGTTTGCCACCTATCGCCGTCAGGTGTTGGCCCAGGCCCAGGGCAAGGTGTTGGAAATTGGCTTCGGCACCGGTCTGAATCTGGCCTATTACCCCGAGGCGGTCACCCATCTGACCGTGATCGAGCCGAATCGGGGGGCAGGTGCGATCGCACGCAAACGGCTAGCCCAGAGTCCTCTACCTGTAGACAGTCACCCCATCGGCGGTGAACACCTACCCATGGCCGATGCTAGTTTTGATACCGTTGTCAGTACCTGGACTCTCTGCTCCATTGCTGCCGTAGAACAGGCACTGCGGGAAGTGTATCGAGTCCTAAAACCTGAAGGTCGCTTTCTCTTCATTGAGCATGGCCAAAGTCCAGATCCTGGGGTGCGCCGCTGGCAGACCCGACTAACGCCAGTCCAGAAGATCATTGCCGATGGCTGTCATCTCAATCGACCCATTGGCAAATTAGTCGCAGAGGTTTTTCCACAGGTCAGCCTGCAAGAATTCTACGGAAACGGCTGGCCCCAGATCGCTGGCTACCTCTATCAGGGTCAGGCCACGAAGCCTGCTAGATAA
- a CDS encoding glycosyltransferase family 2 protein, with amino-acid sequence MEHGKYSDVAPYDLSLVIPIYNEIDSIPKLLQRITTVFEKSRLSYEIICVDDGSVDGSASFLIEQAKVRSDLRVIALRRNYGQTPAMAAGFEHARGRAIVTLDGDLQNDPADIPTLLSKLSEGYDLVSGWRKNRQDAALTRLLPSKIANWLIGRITGVKLHDYGCSLKVYRSELIADIRLYGEMHRFLPAIAFTEGARIAEVPVRHHARKFGHSKYGLGRTLRVLADLLTVSFMQTFLTKPMHAFGFAGLFSIFLGVILASYLAFLKIFLDQGIGDRPLLLLAVVLFLAGIQMFSFGLLADLLMRTYHESQNRPVYRIRQLAGFRK; translated from the coding sequence ATGGAGCATGGAAAATATTCGGATGTAGCGCCTTATGACTTGTCACTGGTCATCCCTATTTACAATGAAATAGATAGCATTCCAAAATTGCTTCAACGCATCACGACAGTTTTCGAAAAAAGCCGATTAAGTTATGAAATCATCTGCGTTGACGATGGCTCAGTGGACGGCTCAGCCAGCTTTTTGATTGAGCAAGCAAAAGTACGCTCAGATTTACGCGTCATAGCCTTACGCCGAAACTATGGTCAGACTCCAGCAATGGCCGCTGGATTTGAACATGCTAGAGGGAGAGCAATCGTAACCTTAGATGGTGATTTACAAAATGACCCTGCCGACATACCGACTTTGCTATCAAAGTTGAGCGAAGGCTATGACCTGGTATCAGGTTGGCGAAAGAATCGCCAAGATGCAGCATTGACGCGGTTATTGCCCTCTAAGATCGCAAATTGGTTAATTGGGCGCATAACAGGAGTTAAATTGCATGATTATGGATGTTCTCTGAAAGTATATCGCTCAGAACTGATTGCTGACATAAGATTATATGGTGAAATGCATCGTTTCTTGCCAGCCATAGCCTTTACGGAAGGGGCTCGAATTGCCGAAGTACCAGTCCGCCATCATGCTCGCAAATTTGGTCACAGTAAGTATGGATTAGGACGAACACTGCGAGTTCTGGCAGATTTACTGACTGTCAGCTTCATGCAAACCTTCCTAACGAAACCAATGCACGCTTTTGGATTCGCCGGCCTTTTTTCAATCTTTTTGGGAGTTATTCTGGCAAGTTACTTAGCTTTCTTGAAAATATTTTTGGACCAAGGAATCGGCGATCGCCCTCTACTTTTATTAGCTGTGGTGCTATTTTTGGCAGGCATACAAATGTTCAGTTTCGGCCTACTAGCAGATTTACTGATGCGCACTTATCATGAATCTCAGAATAGGCCAGTTTATCGTATACGGCAGTTGGCAGGCTTTCGAAAGTAA
- a CDS encoding glycosyltransferase family 39 protein — protein sequence MIRKEIKELFPLTFILLISCALYLYKLGSESLWVDELYSIHDAQNINLEIPRILYHVKPLYYALLKVWMVFGESEVWLRGLSIPFGLGSILITYLIGQRLVNRSVGLVAALLLALSPLFINHVQEVRFYSLSVFLNLFGTLVLTYALQCPQRLFLYSWAILRALAILTTPLNVVLLLPDATIIWCQFHKQGRKLLSFIEGLVITGLICAPAAFTLLTKSGPDFMASSGVVTRMKPGLKEILIILKEFLFHPPYSSALSEPLNYFYKICTILATFLLPFALLLKHRSQNLNWVTAWAVLPSASILFISYISSSIWLDRYLLLVCPYVFILLAASFIRVWHFQAIIASVIVVIYTLGVGGGLYYYYSLPNHEDWRGAIQFIKTNKQANDAFILYTNVEKVLPAIAHYHDRTIPFHFLINSVYLENSKTNDQQHIALKKELEGSDNTSTIHEIISASKRLWIICFRYCRDQPSIESLEQIFSSNKLYKRNYRKFTKGIHVFLFEPGYDTISSNEDE from the coding sequence ATGATTAGGAAAGAAATAAAGGAACTATTTCCCCTAACATTTATTTTGCTAATTTCTTGCGCACTCTATCTTTACAAACTAGGATCCGAAAGCTTATGGGTAGACGAACTTTATAGCATACATGATGCTCAAAACATAAACCTAGAGATACCCCGAATTTTGTATCATGTGAAGCCACTCTACTACGCACTTCTAAAAGTTTGGATGGTATTTGGTGAAAGCGAAGTATGGCTGCGGGGATTATCCATCCCTTTCGGCCTAGGTAGCATTCTCATAACTTATTTGATTGGTCAACGCTTAGTTAATAGATCTGTTGGCTTAGTAGCAGCGCTTCTTCTCGCTCTCTCGCCTCTGTTTATTAATCATGTCCAAGAGGTAAGATTTTACTCCTTAAGTGTTTTCTTGAATCTGTTTGGGACACTTGTACTGACATATGCTCTTCAATGTCCGCAACGGCTCTTTCTTTATTCATGGGCCATCCTGCGAGCTTTAGCAATACTGACTACACCGTTGAATGTGGTACTCCTATTGCCAGATGCTACGATTATCTGGTGTCAGTTTCATAAACAGGGGCGCAAACTTCTATCTTTTATTGAAGGACTAGTGATTACAGGATTAATCTGTGCTCCGGCGGCATTTACACTACTAACTAAAAGTGGGCCAGACTTTATGGCTTCCTCTGGCGTAGTTACAAGAATGAAGCCAGGACTAAAAGAGATCTTAATCATCCTAAAAGAATTCCTTTTTCATCCACCTTATTCGTCAGCACTTTCTGAGCCATTAAATTACTTTTATAAGATATGTACTATTTTAGCGACTTTCTTACTTCCATTTGCCTTATTGCTAAAGCATCGTTCACAAAATCTTAATTGGGTTACGGCATGGGCAGTTTTACCGTCCGCCTCAATCTTGTTTATTTCTTACATATCGAGTTCCATTTGGCTCGATCGATATCTTCTATTAGTTTGTCCTTATGTTTTCATACTTTTAGCAGCAAGTTTTATTCGGGTCTGGCACTTCCAGGCTATCATTGCATCTGTAATTGTAGTAATTTATACTTTGGGCGTGGGCGGAGGCTTATACTACTATTATAGTCTGCCTAATCATGAGGATTGGCGTGGAGCAATACAGTTCATTAAGACAAATAAGCAAGCTAACGATGCTTTTATACTATATACAAATGTTGAGAAAGTTCTGCCGGCCATAGCCCACTACCATGATAGAACGATTCCCTTTCATTTCCTGATTAACAGTGTCTATTTAGAGAATTCTAAAACAAATGATCAGCAGCACATAGCTCTTAAGAAAGAGTTAGAAGGCTCTGATAATACATCAACTATTCATGAGATTATTTCTGCAAGTAAGCGTCTCTGGATAATTTGCTTCAGGTATTGCCGTGATCAACCCTCTATTGAAAGCTTGGAACAGATTTTTTCCTCTAACAAACTCTATAAAAGGAACTACCGAAAATTTACTAAAGGCATTCATGTGTTCCTATTTGAACCTGGCTACGACACCATTTCATCCAACGAAGATGAATGA